The following are encoded in a window of Hordeum vulgare subsp. vulgare unplaced genomic scaffold, MorexV3_pseudomolecules_assembly, whole genome shotgun sequence genomic DNA:
- the LOC123419080 gene encoding 30S ribosomal protein S7, chloroplastic, translated as MSRRGTAEKRTAKSDPIFRNRLVNMVVNRIMKDGKKSLAYQILYRAVKKIQQKTETNPLLVLRQAIRRVTPNIGVKTRRNKKGSTRKVPIEIGSKQGRALAIRWLLEASQKRPGRNMAFKLSSELVDAAKGSGGAIRKKEATHRMAEANRALAHFR; from the coding sequence ATGTCACGTCGAGGTACTGCAGAAAAAAGAACTGCAAAATCCGATCCAATTTTTCGTAATCGATTAGTTAACATGGTGGTTAACCGTATTATGAAagacggaaaaaaatcattggctTATCAAATTCTCTATCGAGCCGTGAAAAAGATTCAACAAAAGACAGAAACAAATCCACTATTGGTTTTACGTCAAGCAATACGTAGAGTAACTCCCAATATAGGAGTAAAAACAAGACGTAATAAAAAAGGATCGACGCGGAAAGTTCCGATTGAAATAGGATCTAAACAAGGAAGAGCACTTGCCATTCGTTGGTTATTAGAAGCATCCCAAAAGCGTCCGGGTCGAAATATGGCTTTCAAATTAAGTTCCGAATTAGTAGATGCTGCCAAAGGGAGTGGGGGTGCCATACGCAAAAAGGAAGCGACTCATAGAATGGCAGAGGCAAATAGAGCTCTTGCACATTTTCGTTAA
- the LOC123419072 gene encoding NAD(P)H-quinone oxidoreductase subunit 2 A, chloroplastic-like, producing MDSVLYIREEEARNPLFDSDSPTPVVAFLSVTSKVAASASATRILDIPFYFSSNEWHLLLEILAILSMILGNLLAITQTSMKRMLAYSSIGQIGYVIIGIIVGDSNDGYASMITYMLFYISMNLGTFACIVLFGLRTGTDNIRDYAGLYMKDPFLALSLALCLLSLGGLPPLAGFFGKLYLFWCGWQAGLYFLVSIGLLTSVLSIYYYLKIIKLLMTGRNQEITPYVRNYRRSPLRSNNSIELSMTVCVIASTIPGISMNPILAIAQDTLF from the exons ATGGATTCGGTCTTATACATACGCGAGGAAG AAGCGAGGAATCCTCTTTTCGACTCTGACTCCCCCACTCCAGTCGTTGCTTTTCTTTCTGTTACTTCGAAagtagctgcttcagcttcagccacgcgaattctcgatattcctttttatttctcatcaaacgaatggcatcttcttctggaaatcctagctattcttagcatgattttgGGGAATCTCCTTGCTATTACTCAAACAAGCATGAAACGTATGCTTGCATATTCGTCCATAGGGCAAATCGGATATGTAATTATTGGAATAATTGTTGGAGACTCAAATGATGGATATGCAAGCATGATAACTTATATGCTGTTCTATATCTCCATGAATCTAGGAACTTTTGCTTGCATTGTATTATTTGGTCTACGTACCGGAACTGATAACATTCGAGATTATGCAGGATTATACATGAAAGATCCTTTTTTGGCTCTCTCTTTAGCCCTATGTCTCTTATCCCTAGGAGGCCTTCCTCCACTAGCAGGTTTCTTCGGAAAACTCTATCTATTCTGGTGTGGATGGCAAGCAGGCCTATATTTCTTGGTTTCAATAGGACTCCTTACGAGCGTTCTTTCTATCTACTATTATCTAAAAATAATCAAGTTATTAATGACTGGACGAAACCAAGAAATAACCCCTTATGTGCGAAATTATAGAAGATCCCCTTTAAGATCAAACAATTCCATCGAATTGAGTATGACTGTATGTGTGATAGCATCTACTATACCAGGAATATCAATGAACCCCATTCTTGCAATTGCTCAGGATACCCTCTTTTAG